AACCAAACCTCTACTAGGCCTTTTACCCCCACCACTAACAGTCGTTTATCCACCTCTCCTTTATACACCgtgacttagaactagaaatattcgaattTAATCGTCCAAAAAAACGCatgactaaacccgaatatttctaggtttagtattaattctagttttaattgttattcagcgttaaattatggtatattttcattgaacgaaaagtaaaactagcactacacctagaaccaGAACCATGCGTcgcttaagacggctaaacctgaatgtttctagttctaggtcttgtgttagttttagtgacagcGCTAGGTAGCActgtgttgtatatttttattgaacgaaaagtagaactagaaacattgcGTACGAATCACGTTGCGCAACTAATTTTAcacaattttcgcaaaataGCGATTGTTGCGCAATTTGTTTACAGGTGTATGATGGGGcctattagttctagtgataatgctaaTATTAGTTCAAATCAACACTGGtaaaagccttcgtacttataatttaaatttataaacaaatacttagttttaaaattttgagttaattttaaagagacgtttaatttattataaatgaaataattaatttgaagaaGATTATAGAGGGTTGAATAATTCTAAATCGACTAAATTTGGGAAtacttttcatttaattaaataaacattcccaaaaaaaaacacattgTGAAGAATACggaaataacacaaaaacaatttttaaagtagTTATAGAGGTTAAATAGAAGACTCACGCCCTCGTAaacataatcattttttttttgtacactcatttctttcatttaaacatttatttttgatcttAATCCATATAAAATCCTCCAATAATTACGAAATAAATCAATACATACCTCAAAGCATAAAAGCGTACCTTCTTGTAACTTGTTAAAGCTCTTTAAAAACCCTATTTTATCCAATTCCCAACcttccaatatttttttcttgaatttcttttttcttagtTTCAGTCCAAACATCTCAGTACATCCAATCACACTTTTTTtccttataaatattttttttgtattttcttaaCTTTCTTTACGGTTGCCAGTACCTGTTCGCTAGTATAAGGTAAGTGGCGGAGAGCCGTTGTCACGCCGACTCCGTCTCATTACTAATCGGTCTTCCGTCTCCGTAAAGCGTCAAAGATGCAATGTAATTATTCggcataacctcaaaaattatatcttgATACCCGTAACAGAATGTGCTGCCAAACGGGTTCGTTGTATTCGTTGAACTAGCTCTGTTCAACACCACCGGACGTTCACTGGGAGTTAATTGTTTTCGCAAATCATCCCAACGAGCGTACGCTGTTATCTCAGCTGTACccaatttcatataaaattcgCAACGTTGATACATATTGAAGTTGTAATGACCTGGGTAGTTTGTGTGAAGGACGATTTTTTTAGCCATGTTGCTTCTAGCATCGAAAAGGACGtcctaaaaataatattaaaattaaaataatagttaattattattaaaaataaaaattaccatTCCTAAagtgaaataattaaagaaataatcgCTTTTAGTAGAGATCCTGCGATGGGCATTAGGAGTGTGAATACGCATTTTATCTTCACTTTTAAAAAAGACTTTAGAAGGAGCTCCCAAAGCAGAAGCTACATCTTGGGCGGTGTGGCCCAAAAGAACATCTTTCTCAAACTGTACTTTTGTTGCGTCGATTCTTCTAGCATTTCCagctaaataaaaatttagtaataatcaaaaaattttaattttattaattctataTTCTTActtgttaataaagttaatttaattccCCTAGTAGAACAATCGTCACGTAAAACTTCCGCTTTTCCTAAATACAAGTGTCCATTGTAACAAGACAGAGGTAGTTCGGGTGAAGTAGCCTGTTCGACGGTGGAACCGCTATAAATGACCATTCGGGTGACCAACGGTGAGTTTCCCGGCTGAAAGTGTAAGGAATCGGGAAACTCTGTAAATTAATTCGTTCGTATGAAAACTGAAAGGTGATATTCCTATAAAAGAAGACGGATGCAACGCGAAACATCCGACGAATGATTTTctttgaataaatattttttagtacCTATATTGTGAGTGCTACCGGTTTGGAACTTCGACTCGACAGAGAAGTAAAATGCGAGCCCTCGAAAATTTAACACGAAGATCTGCTTTTCCGAGTCGTAAAGGCCTGGATGAGTCGCTCCGAATGAATGCTCAATCTGTTCGATCGACGGTAACACTTCCGGAGAATTAAAAGCATTaccactaaaaaaaattatattatcagTTACTtgttaaaaagtaaattttattaaaattaattacaaataataataaacaaagaaaCAGTCATATCAAAATATGGGTCgtgttgtataaataaaaaagattttcagttggatttttaaaaggaatttaaTGGAGTAAgcattgaaatataaatatagGATATGATAAAGTCTAGAGCAGGAATTCTCAACCGTCGGTCCGCAGAGAAATTTAACCGGTTCGTGGACAATTTTTATCCgcccaaattaaaaattttttttaagatattattattattcaaaaaataatatcattttattttacataatttacaATTAGCACAACATTAAACCGTCTACGATCGGCTCAACGAACAAAACTATAATGCGATGTTCAGGATTGTTCGGGAATGTTCGAACATGTATGGTAAAAGATGTGCTTATGGTTGTAATTTGTTTAAGTATCGGAGTCGTGTAATCAGGGTGTGATGGCATTTATTTGAATACAAgtaagtttattaataatttttataatttatacagGCGCTagcaaaaacacattttttagcACTTATTTCTTTGACTCTTCTGCTCGTACTTTGAGGTTAAGTGGTTAATAACATGAACCGTAAACGAGGAACgctgttaaattttttaaatactagtTCAGCATCTCAAGAAAAAGTCACCGAAACAGAACTTGGTTGTCCACCAGAAAAGAAGAGAAAACCTTTTATCAGACACTACaatcaagaatatttaaaatatggtTTTATTCTTTGGCCCAAATCTACGGACGAAGATGTACGTCCGATGTGTATCATTTGTCATGAAGTCTTTGTAAATGATGCTATGAAACcatcaaaaatgttacgaCATTTGAAATCTAAACATTCCGAGTTGGAAAATAAACCATGTGAATATTTTGAACGAAGGAAACAAGAATTAGGATTACAAACAAAGGCATTTAAGCAAAACTTTGTTCAAAATAAGTCACTACTGAAATGCTCATACCTAGTTGCTCTTCGGATtgctaaaaccaaaaaatcatttaccactggagaaaatttaataaaaccagtTTTAATAGACGTTTGTTCAGAAATGTTTGGACCCTCCGCTGctgacaaaattaaaacaattcccTTATCTAATGATACCATAAGAAgaagaattgaaaaaatatcagAGAATGTGGAGTCTCAATTAATTCATAAGATAAaggaatcaattttttttgcaattcaAATTGATGAGTCGTGCGACATTGCTAAAAAGGCCATATTAATTTGTTACGTTAGATACGTTGATTTTgtctttaaagaaataaaagaagaattacTGTGTTGTATCGAATTGGTTTCATACACAACAAGTTCTGAAATTTTTAACGCACTCAATGCTTATATTATTAAACACTCTTTAGAATGGAAAAACTGTGTTGGTGTATGTACTGATGGGGCGGCTAGTATGATTGGCAAACATTGTGATGTTACGAAAAGAATTCAGGAAGTAGCTAATTCTGATTTCCTAATTACCCACTGCATAATCCACAGACAGCATGAATAAtggtttaataatttctggggtagttttttaggagtttctaaatgtttgacattaaaaaaacctaaacaaattccttttttcgtatgatttaagcataaattaattaattttcgtaaagaaaacgacgttttataaaactgacatctaattttgacaaattgttgtgaagt
This genomic stretch from Onthophagus taurus isolate NC chromosome 7, IU_Otau_3.0, whole genome shotgun sequence harbors:
- the LOC111419373 gene encoding PHAF1 protein CG7083; the encoded protein is MLDLEIVPERSLGCDHWEFVLGMHFSQAVAIIQSQVGIIKGVQVLYNDNNPLDVDLIINLPQDGIRLFFDPVGQRLKIIEICNMKLVKLKYCGNAFNSPEVLPSIEQIEHSFGATHPGLYDSEKQIFVLNFRGLAFYFSVESKFQTGSTHNIEFPDSLHFQPGNSPLVTRMVIYSGSTVEQATSPELPLSCYNGHLYLGKAEVLRDDCSTRGIKLTLLTTGNARRIDATKVQFEKDVLLGHTAQDVASALGAPSKVFFKSEDKMRIHTPNAHRRISTKSDYFFNYFTLGMDVLFDARSNMAKKIVLHTNYPGHYNFNMYQRCEFYMKLGTAEITAYARWDDLRKQLTPSERPVVLNRASSTNTTNPFGSTFCYGYQDIIFEVMPNNYIASLTLYGDGRPISNETESA